From Salvia splendens isolate huo1 chromosome 16, SspV2, whole genome shotgun sequence, a single genomic window includes:
- the LOC121770958 gene encoding uncharacterized protein LOC121770958, with the protein MGGENGRRLNIIIANLSDNWGEKPTSPFPIVNCERISISETKQQGNGRSPAKIAPVEPSFRLEKPPIADSSPGSIKDVACDPLVLTESPAIQVMERPKDSDPSAAPTASPNRWSLDSGDSLFSIHMENDGISKERSLSISGDIGELSLSEAYLPRISPKSGELHQSVKSSHTSPAAAKAIEKSQRDVKEDVSHQPTCDPPEASISIHTDSNLPSSKDSSVPPLMCSCSCGHWFHWSRCSSCCISCPSCCSKCYFSSSCCSCCCYKQNRQTKRTRPVSSYV; encoded by the exons ATGGGCGGTGAAAACGGGAGGCGGTTGAACATTATTATTGCTAATCTTTCAGACAACTGGGGCGAGAAGCCTACATCGCCTTTTCCAATTGTGAATTGTGAAAGAATCAGCATTAGTGAGACCAAGCAACAAGGAAATGGAAGAAGCCCTGCAAAAATTGCTCCGGTTGAGCCATCGTTCAGGTTGGAGAAACCCCCCATTGCTGATTCCTCTCCGGGATCAATCAAAGATGTTGCTTGTGATCCCTTGGTGCTGACTGAATCCCCTGCCATCCAAGTGATGGAAAGGCCTAAAGACTCTGATCCCAGCGCTGCCCCTACGGCTAGTCCAAACCGGTGGAGTCTTGATTCGGGTGATTCTTTGTTCAGCATCCACATGGAGAATGACGGCATCTCCAAGGAGCGTTCGTTGAGTATAAGTGGAGACATTGGGGAACTATCCCTGTCCGAAGCATATCTGCCTCGAATATCTCCCAAGTCAGGGGAGTTGCATCAATCAGTAAAATCATCACACACTTCCCCTGCTGCAGCAAAAGCCATAGAGAAGTCGCAAAGGGACGTGAAAGAAGACGTTTCTCATCAACCGACATGTGACCCCCCAGAGGCTTCCATAAGTATCCACACAGACTCAAATCTCCCAAGTTCTAAGGATTCTTCGGTTCCTCCATT GATGTGTAGCTGCAGCTGTGGCCATTGGTTTCATTGGTCAAGGTGTTCGAGTTGTTGCATAAGCTGCCCTAGCTGCTGCAGTAAGTGCTATTTTTCGAGTTCTTGCTGCTCTTGCTGCTGCTACAAGCAGAACCGACAGACGAAGAGAACCCGTCCTGTTTCTTCTTACGTGtga